The following proteins are co-located in the Sandaracinaceae bacterium genome:
- a CDS encoding DUF4365 domain-containing protein: MSDPATKKELVLGRLPTADAASALQRESLNKLKVRLPTDRFVVRDEREEDYGVDLSIEVLAGSRATNCRSQVQLKGRSGLAPNSDGSFSVSGVTVENLNYLLNGPCPLYILYRPEAEEFLFAFAQDEQQRHAAQPAAEADTVTIRFERRLDEGALDEIATRIVGEAQRARRLRDAVAAATPGHPRRLEFDVVGGLPGEVRTHQEAGPLLRDGGVALVSWGFAARVLELLSLLPGRDVRSSSKLSLVKGYAEFSSERYLAADASLRDAALRRDELDEDDRHFLTFLRNAVDLATGAISPELHRERCDAWRVAAPELLALQYDVAQLWGQRVGASPDDMERIQARLEELLLRIQSMESAPEALRQQTRLFTLTFRSHERAVALLHALVNSQEPELWRHAYDASPQEVIAQQFANLGEWQEELGRLIADIRSSGNAPLYCQAVHARDIADTFFLSQVRLAALHLGVPPPAVPPELPARLQETQALARRFDLPELELRSRLVESDVADLVGDRVGAVEIASAVRETAATLRYADVVRIADKAIASSLTERIQEDVRRMGAEGVGVFIAEMSVQDLDRYARDTLEMMRLPEDRLSVVRDGIECQRALARLQRDWCRHLELREDGAHLETRRTLWLQAPEQIAVCNLLDRRSGIGTRDWEAVLTTFRRFHCDGCTHRAPGSDPSHGAS; encoded by the coding sequence GGGAGAGCTTGAACAAGCTCAAGGTTCGCCTCCCAACCGACCGCTTCGTGGTCCGCGACGAGCGCGAAGAGGACTACGGTGTCGACCTCTCCATCGAGGTGCTCGCCGGGTCCCGCGCGACGAACTGTCGTTCGCAGGTGCAGCTCAAGGGACGATCCGGTCTCGCGCCGAACTCCGATGGGTCGTTCTCGGTGTCGGGCGTCACGGTCGAGAACCTCAACTACCTGCTGAACGGGCCCTGTCCCCTGTACATCTTGTACCGCCCGGAGGCCGAGGAGTTCCTCTTCGCCTTCGCTCAGGACGAGCAGCAGCGGCACGCGGCACAGCCGGCGGCCGAGGCCGATACGGTCACCATCCGATTCGAGCGCAGGCTCGATGAGGGTGCCCTCGATGAGATCGCGACTCGCATCGTCGGCGAGGCCCAACGAGCGCGGCGTCTCCGCGATGCCGTGGCGGCCGCGACGCCGGGTCACCCGCGGAGGCTCGAGTTCGACGTCGTGGGCGGGCTCCCGGGCGAGGTCCGGACCCATCAGGAGGCGGGCCCGCTCCTTCGTGACGGTGGCGTGGCGCTCGTGTCCTGGGGGTTCGCCGCGAGGGTACTCGAGCTCCTGTCCTTGCTTCCTGGGCGCGACGTTCGGTCGTCCTCGAAGCTCTCGTTGGTCAAGGGCTACGCGGAGTTCTCCAGCGAGCGGTACCTGGCCGCCGACGCGAGCCTCCGCGACGCCGCGCTGCGGCGCGACGAGCTGGACGAGGACGACCGGCACTTCCTGACGTTTCTCCGAAACGCGGTCGACTTGGCCACCGGCGCCATCTCTCCGGAGCTCCACCGGGAGCGATGCGATGCATGGCGCGTGGCTGCACCCGAGCTCCTCGCCCTGCAGTACGACGTAGCTCAGCTCTGGGGTCAGCGGGTTGGCGCGAGCCCCGATGACATGGAGCGAATCCAAGCTCGGCTCGAGGAGCTGCTGCTGCGAATCCAATCGATGGAGTCCGCTCCCGAGGCGCTGCGCCAGCAGACCAGGCTCTTCACGTTGACGTTCCGGTCACACGAACGGGCGGTGGCCTTGCTGCACGCCCTCGTGAACTCCCAGGAGCCCGAGCTCTGGCGGCACGCCTACGACGCGAGCCCGCAGGAAGTCATCGCCCAGCAGTTCGCGAACCTCGGCGAGTGGCAGGAAGAGCTGGGGCGTCTGATCGCGGACATCCGATCCTCCGGCAACGCTCCCCTGTACTGCCAAGCAGTGCATGCGCGGGACATCGCCGACACGTTCTTCCTTTCCCAGGTCAGGCTCGCGGCCCTTCACCTCGGCGTTCCGCCCCCGGCGGTGCCCCCCGAGCTTCCGGCGCGCCTGCAGGAGACCCAGGCGCTCGCGCGACGATTCGATCTGCCGGAGCTCGAGCTGAGGTCTCGTCTCGTCGAGAGTGACGTCGCCGATCTCGTCGGCGATCGGGTTGGCGCCGTCGAGATCGCATCGGCTGTACGAGAGACGGCGGCAACGCTCCGCTACGCTGATGTCGTTCGCATCGCCGACAAAGCGATCGCATCCAGCCTCACGGAGCGGATCCAAGAGGACGTGCGACGCATGGGTGCGGAGGGCGTCGGCGTGTTCATCGCGGAGATGTCCGTTCAGGATCTCGACCGCTACGCCCGGGACACCCTCGAGATGATGCGTCTGCCGGAGGATCGGCTCTCCGTCGTCCGCGACGGGATCGAGTGCCAGCGAGCCCTCGCCCGACTGCAACGCGATTGGTGCCGGCACCTCGAGCTTCGCGAGGATGGGGCCCACCTCGAGACCCGTCGCACGCTGTGGCTCCAGGCGCCGGAACAGATCGCAGTCTGCAACCTCCTCGACCGCCGGTCCGGGATCGGGACGAGGGACTGGGAGGCAGTGCTGACCACCTTCCGCAGGTTTCACTGTGACGGCTGTACGCACCGCGCTCCCGGAAGCGATCCGAGCCACGGAGCCTCGTGA